One segment of Candidatus Latescibacterota bacterium DNA contains the following:
- a CDS encoding response regulator — translation MKILCVDDDRSTLTLTTRSLQRAFPEDELLAAGSGEEAVDLIRSKPVDLLITDLMMPGLSGLDVLEAAKRERLQTEVIMVTAYSSVESAVAAMQKGARDYLAKPIHVDLLVEKVANIKELMQSRREIEDYRYAMAVLEEDVTRTAVGVERRLAELQRRIESAQAEIRAEGSPDQRLARIDALLGAPLPGASGLDLDLTESWQ, via the coding sequence GTGAAGATCCTCTGCGTGGACGACGACCGCAGCACGCTCACCCTCACGACGCGTTCGCTACAGCGCGCCTTCCCCGAGGACGAGCTGCTCGCGGCGGGTTCGGGCGAAGAGGCCGTCGACCTGATCCGCAGCAAGCCCGTGGACCTGCTCATCACCGACCTGATGATGCCCGGCCTCTCGGGGCTCGACGTGCTCGAGGCCGCCAAGCGCGAGCGCCTGCAGACCGAGGTCATCATGGTGACGGCCTACTCGTCGGTGGAATCGGCCGTGGCCGCCATGCAGAAGGGCGCGCGGGACTACCTGGCCAAGCCCATCCACGTGGACCTGCTGGTGGAGAAGGTGGCGAACATCAAGGAGCTCATGCAGTCGCGGCGGGAGATCGAGGACTACCGCTACGCCATGGCGGTGCTGGAGGAGGACGTCACCCGCACCGCCGTGGGCGTGGAGCGCCGTCTCGCCGAGCTGCAGCGACGGATCGAATCGGCGCAGGCGGAGATCCGCGCGGAGGGTTCGCCCGACCAACGTCTGGCGCGCATCGACGCGCTGCTGGGCGCGCCGCTGCCCGGCGCCTCCGGCCTCGACCTCGACCTGACGGAGAGCTGGCAATGA
- a CDS encoding zinc-binding dehydrogenase: MKAVRIHEHGDLDVLRLETLPDPAPGPGQVLIEIKAIGVNHLDTWVRRGVPGHHFPLPITPGADAAGVVAALGAGVTGLAVGDRVAVAPGTSCGRCADCLSGRDHYCRHYGILGESGDGTDCEFIAVPAANALPLPEGLGFREAAAVSLVFLTAWEMLVVKGGVKTGDTVLVHAAGSGVSSAAIQIARHFGARVIASAGSEAKRERARELGASEVIDYTQDDWPREVRALTGKRGCDLVVDHVGATTFAGSLRALAGGGRILCCGASSGPEFTADLRPIFFKNLAIVGSTMGSRGSLPLIYRLVAEGRLRAVIDSVLPLDQVAEAHRRIADRALFGKILLEP; this comes from the coding sequence ATGAAAGCCGTGCGGATCCACGAACACGGGGACCTGGACGTCCTGCGCCTGGAGACCCTGCCCGACCCCGCGCCTGGCCCCGGCCAGGTGCTCATCGAGATCAAGGCCATCGGCGTGAACCACCTGGACACCTGGGTGCGACGCGGCGTGCCGGGCCATCACTTCCCGCTGCCGATCACGCCGGGCGCCGACGCCGCGGGCGTCGTGGCCGCGCTGGGCGCGGGCGTCACCGGGCTCGCCGTGGGCGACCGCGTGGCGGTGGCGCCGGGAACGTCCTGCGGGCGCTGCGCGGACTGCCTGTCGGGACGCGATCACTACTGCCGGCACTACGGCATCCTCGGCGAGAGCGGCGACGGCACGGACTGCGAGTTCATCGCGGTGCCGGCGGCCAACGCGCTCCCGCTGCCCGAGGGTCTCGGCTTCCGCGAGGCGGCGGCCGTCTCGCTCGTCTTCCTGACGGCCTGGGAGATGCTCGTCGTGAAGGGCGGCGTGAAGACCGGCGACACGGTGCTCGTGCACGCCGCGGGCAGCGGCGTGAGCAGCGCGGCCATCCAGATCGCGCGGCACTTCGGCGCGCGCGTGATCGCCAGCGCGGGCAGCGAGGCCAAGCGCGAGCGGGCGCGCGAGCTCGGCGCCAGCGAGGTGATCGACTACACCCAGGACGACTGGCCCCGCGAAGTCCGCGCGCTGACAGGCAAGCGCGGCTGCGATCTGGTGGTGGACCACGTCGGCGCGACGACCTTCGCCGGCAGCCTGCGCGCGCTGGCCGGCGGCGGCAGGATCCTCTGCTGTGGCGCGAGCAGCGGGCCCGAGTTCACGGCCGATCTGCGGCCGATCTTCTTCAAGAACCTCGCGATCGTCGGCAGCACGATGGGCAGCCGCGGCTCGCTGCCGCTCATCTACCGCTTGGTCGCCGAGGGAAGGCTGCGGGCGGTGATCGACTCGGTGCTGCCGCTGGACCAGGTGGCCGAGGCGCATCGCCGCATCGCCGATCGCGCGCTCTTCGGCAAGATCCTGCTGGAGCCCTAG
- a CDS encoding chemotaxis protein CheB: MAKILIAEDDGTSALLLERTLVKAGHEVKRAADGVEALELALASRYDALLTDWMMPRMDGLRLITELRGKLKHMPLVMVITALTSTEARHQALETGADDYLAKPYRPVDVITRLDTLFARQGQDRSAPEAPPLVRTPARRGVTPDHLAVAVAASTGGPTALREFFRRLPPQPRAAFLVVLHGPEWMIQSFVRSLQAETSMPVMLGAEGMLIEPGTLYLAPGDRHMYVDPEAHNLRLSDAPPINFVKPAADPLFQSVALVYRDCSVGVVLTGLGRDGTRGVQQIHRYGGRVFAQDPRTAVAPAMPSAAIQSGSVDQVVELPRLGETLGKEIFGLLPRLPAPQRLT, translated from the coding sequence ATGGCCAAGATCCTCATTGCGGAAGACGACGGGACCAGCGCCCTCCTGTTGGAGCGCACGCTGGTGAAGGCGGGACACGAGGTCAAGCGCGCCGCCGACGGCGTGGAGGCCCTGGAGCTGGCCCTCGCCTCGCGCTACGACGCGCTGCTCACCGACTGGATGATGCCGCGCATGGACGGCCTGCGGCTCATCACCGAGCTCCGCGGCAAGCTCAAGCACATGCCGCTGGTCATGGTGATCACGGCGCTGACGTCCACCGAGGCGCGACATCAGGCGCTGGAGACCGGCGCCGACGACTACCTGGCCAAGCCCTATCGGCCGGTTGACGTCATCACTCGGCTCGACACGCTCTTCGCCCGTCAGGGCCAGGACCGCAGCGCCCCGGAGGCGCCGCCGCTGGTGCGGACGCCCGCGCGGCGGGGCGTCACGCCGGACCATCTGGCCGTGGCCGTGGCGGCGAGCACCGGAGGACCCACCGCGCTGCGCGAGTTCTTCCGCCGACTGCCGCCGCAGCCGCGCGCGGCATTCCTCGTGGTGCTGCACGGGCCCGAGTGGATGATCCAGAGCTTCGTCCGCAGCCTGCAGGCGGAGACCAGCATGCCCGTGATGCTGGGCGCCGAGGGCATGCTGATCGAGCCGGGCACGCTCTACCTGGCGCCGGGGGACCGTCACATGTACGTGGATCCCGAGGCGCACAACCTACGCCTCAGCGACGCGCCGCCCATCAACTTCGTCAAGCCGGCCGCCGATCCGCTCTTCCAGAGCGTGGCGCTGGTCTATCGCGACTGCAGCGTCGGCGTGGTGCTCACGGGACTCGGCCGCGACGGAACGCGCGGCGTCCAGCAGATCCATCGCTACGGGGGACGCGTGTTCGCGCAGGATCCACGCACGGCCGTGGCGCCCGCCATGCCGTCCGCGGCGATCCAGAGCGGCAGCGTGGACCAGGTGGTGGAGCTGCCGCGGCTGGGGGAGACGCTGGGGAAGGAGATCTTCGGGCTCCTGCCCCGGCTCCCGGCGCCGCAGCGGCTGACCTAG
- a CDS encoding protein-glutamate O-methyltransferase CheR: protein MSPTRSDGYRLLRDYLRGDCGLSLSMAKLHVAEARLRDLVRAEDLDDLGALVLRARAESSQRLKRRIIASMCTGETSWFRDEGPFRLFTETLLPRWEDELRAGTRTAIRLWSAACATGQEAYSLAMAVLERAGSSDVLRPHHLELLATDIDEDAVSQARQGLYPDFAMEALDPALRERWFTRDERRWRIDAAVRARVRVESFNLQDPVDGLGPFDLVLVRNAAAFFTDAFRRDLFARLRGVLAPGGRLLLGATETLGMAAAGWAPVDDGRAISYRLADDDPRAVAPGMRERSLEAREL from the coding sequence ATGAGCCCGACCCGCAGCGACGGCTACCGGCTCCTGCGCGACTACCTGCGCGGCGACTGCGGGCTCTCGCTCAGCATGGCCAAGCTGCACGTGGCCGAGGCCCGACTGCGCGACCTCGTTCGCGCGGAGGACCTCGACGATCTCGGCGCGCTGGTGCTGCGCGCGCGCGCCGAGTCGAGCCAGCGGCTGAAGCGGCGCATCATCGCGTCCATGTGCACCGGCGAGACGAGCTGGTTCCGCGACGAGGGCCCGTTCCGTCTCTTCACGGAGACCCTGCTGCCGCGCTGGGAGGACGAACTCCGCGCCGGCACCCGCACGGCCATACGCCTCTGGTCGGCGGCCTGCGCCACCGGACAGGAGGCCTACTCCCTGGCCATGGCCGTGCTGGAGCGTGCGGGGAGCTCGGACGTCCTGCGCCCCCATCACCTGGAGCTGCTGGCCACGGACATCGACGAGGACGCGGTGAGCCAGGCGCGCCAGGGCCTCTACCCCGACTTCGCGATGGAGGCGCTGGACCCCGCGCTGCGCGAGCGCTGGTTCACGCGGGACGAGCGCCGCTGGCGCATCGACGCGGCCGTCCGCGCGCGGGTGCGTGTGGAGAGCTTCAACCTGCAGGACCCGGTCGACGGCCTCGGCCCCTTCGATCTGGTGCTCGTCCGCAACGCCGCTGCCTTCTTCACGGACGCCTTCCGCCGCGACCTCTTCGCCCGCCTCCGCGGCGTGCTGGCCCCGGGGGGACGTCTGCTGCTGGGGGCCACCGAAACGCTCGGCATGGCGGCCGCGGGCTGGGCGCCCGTGGACGACGGCCGCGCGATCAGCTATCGACTGGCCGACGACGACCCCCGGGCGGTCGCGCCGGGGATGCGAGAACGCTCGCTGGAAGCACGGGAGCTCTGA
- a CDS encoding TonB family protein: protein MASLRPIALLSALLALGAPFAMAQSDAPPEVGAGLMNDLGEGVPVCTFIPRLNYPPALAEHRLGGDALVRVYVDETGRVYDTELVESALPELFIVEALKTARLSRFRPAERGGQGVRSSLTLLLSFPAAEAAPPAETPSARVETKPAPVEKPVATPVETPASTPPAQREERVTETTPPVRESAPPAAPASSTLRVLDAGFGADVEDRVLRGRGSVFHEGDRVYFWMEVDGARPGQVLRHVWIYQGREVQEIPLSMKGERWISWSYKTLFAGLAGSWLLEVRDENDHLLGSWSFHCE from the coding sequence GTGGCCTCTCTGCGACCCATCGCGCTGCTGAGCGCGCTGCTGGCGCTCGGCGCGCCCTTCGCCATGGCCCAGTCCGACGCCCCTCCCGAGGTCGGCGCCGGCCTGATGAACGACCTCGGCGAGGGCGTGCCGGTCTGCACCTTCATCCCGCGGCTGAACTACCCGCCGGCGCTCGCCGAGCACCGGCTGGGAGGCGATGCGCTGGTGCGCGTCTACGTGGATGAGACCGGGCGCGTCTACGACACCGAACTCGTGGAGAGCGCGCTGCCCGAGCTGTTCATCGTCGAGGCGTTGAAGACGGCGCGGCTGAGCCGCTTCCGCCCGGCCGAGCGCGGGGGACAGGGCGTGCGCAGCAGCCTGACGCTGCTCCTCAGTTTCCCCGCCGCCGAGGCGGCGCCGCCGGCCGAGACTCCGTCGGCCCGGGTGGAGACGAAGCCGGCGCCCGTCGAGAAGCCAGTGGCGACTCCGGTCGAGACCCCTGCCTCGACGCCGCCGGCGCAGCGCGAGGAGCGCGTCACCGAGACGACGCCCCCCGTGCGCGAAAGCGCCCCGCCGGCCGCTCCCGCGTCGAGCACGCTGCGCGTGCTGGACGCCGGCTTCGGCGCCGACGTGGAGGACCGCGTGCTGCGGGGCCGCGGGAGCGTCTTCCACGAGGGGGATCGCGTCTACTTCTGGATGGAGGTGGACGGCGCGCGCCCGGGGCAGGTGCTGCGGCACGTGTGGATCTACCAGGGGCGCGAGGTGCAGGAGATTCCGCTTAGCATGAAGGGCGAACGGTGGATAAGCTGGTCCTACAAGACCCTCTTCGCCGGCCTCGCGGGCTCCTGGCTGCTCGAGGTGCGGGACGAGAACGACCACCTCCTCGGGAGCTGGAGCTTCCACTGCGAGTGA
- a CDS encoding glycosyltransferase yields MSRAVLHLDTGLTLRGGQRQVLLLMRALRDRGWRNTLAAPPDSTLAQRAAAEGFALLPFAPRNDLDLVAAWRLGRAADEAGLDLWHAHSARAHSQARLALSWPLAAPRRRLVVTRRNAFRGRTGLSHRIKYRDERVSRYVAISRAVAEGLAARGVSLSRIQLVPDAVDPAVYAAAAQAQLGDQIPALPSADPALREQVRQEFGFPPDAFVVGAAGALDPSKGHDLLLRAASRASIQEPRLHVVIAGEGPERDRLASESAHLGMGEHFRLLGQRGDVPRLLAGLDLFCMPSREEGLGSAVLEAFAAGVPVLASDAGGLAELLQPGVTGRRVPRDDLAALAEALLEAVRNPEHGRAMALNAYQCAVKQFSTGRMAEAMERIYDSLGMDGDRPRAAASAGGLP; encoded by the coding sequence GTGAGCCGCGCCGTGCTTCACCTGGATACGGGCCTCACCCTGCGGGGCGGGCAGCGTCAGGTGCTGCTCCTGATGCGCGCGCTCAGGGACCGGGGCTGGCGGAACACCCTGGCCGCGCCGCCGGACTCCACCCTGGCGCAGCGCGCCGCGGCCGAGGGCTTCGCCCTGCTGCCCTTCGCCCCCCGCAACGACCTCGACCTCGTGGCGGCCTGGCGCCTCGGCCGCGCCGCCGACGAGGCCGGCCTGGACCTGTGGCACGCCCACAGCGCCCGGGCCCACAGCCAGGCGCGGCTGGCGCTGAGCTGGCCCCTCGCCGCGCCACGACGGCGCCTCGTGGTGACCCGGCGCAACGCCTTCCGCGGGCGGACGGGGCTGTCGCACCGCATCAAGTATCGCGACGAGCGCGTGTCCCGCTACGTGGCCATCAGCCGCGCGGTGGCGGAGGGGCTCGCCGCGCGGGGCGTGAGCCTGAGCCGCATCCAGCTCGTGCCCGACGCCGTGGATCCGGCCGTCTACGCCGCGGCCGCCCAGGCGCAGCTCGGTGACCAGATCCCGGCGCTGCCGTCGGCGGATCCCGCGCTGCGGGAGCAGGTGCGCCAGGAGTTCGGCTTCCCGCCGGATGCGTTCGTGGTGGGCGCGGCCGGCGCCCTCGACCCCAGCAAGGGCCACGACCTGCTGCTCCGCGCGGCCAGCCGGGCCAGCATCCAGGAGCCGCGGCTGCACGTGGTGATCGCCGGCGAGGGCCCCGAGCGGGACCGCCTCGCAAGCGAAAGCGCCCACCTGGGCATGGGCGAGCACTTCCGGCTGCTGGGTCAGCGCGGGGACGTCCCGCGGCTCCTCGCCGGCCTGGACCTCTTCTGCATGCCCAGCCGCGAGGAGGGCCTGGGCAGCGCCGTGCTGGAGGCCTTCGCGGCCGGCGTGCCGGTTCTGGCCAGCGATGCGGGCGGTCTGGCCGAGCTCTTGCAACCGGGAGTCACGGGGCGGCGTGTTCCACGCGACGACCTCGCGGCCCTCGCCGAGGCGCTGCTCGAGGCCGTGCGCAACCCGGAACATGGCCGCGCCATGGCCCTGAACGCCTACCAGTGCGCGGTGAAGCAGTTCAGCACCGGCCGCATGGCGGAGGCCATGGAACGCATCTATGATTCCCTAGGCATGGACGGCGACCGCCCTCGAGCCGCCGCCAGCGCAGGAGGACTACCATGA
- a CDS encoding DUF2914 domain-containing protein, translating to MRRRFAIAVLCLLVAGPVLAQTQDGTATLTNQGLHVAEAAFGTGVTDRMLDGASYSFPVGTRVYCWTRLLDGAPGDTVLHVWLHDGVEIQRVELPVSDQHWRTWSYKTLYPGMGGQWTVEVRSAGGRVLGSYDFTATE from the coding sequence ATGAGACGTCGTTTCGCCATCGCCGTGCTGTGCCTGCTCGTCGCGGGGCCCGTCCTCGCCCAGACGCAGGACGGCACCGCCACCCTCACGAACCAGGGCCTGCACGTGGCCGAGGCCGCCTTCGGCACGGGCGTGACAGACCGCATGCTGGACGGCGCCAGCTACAGCTTCCCCGTGGGCACGCGCGTCTACTGCTGGACGCGGCTGCTGGACGGGGCGCCCGGCGACACGGTGCTCCACGTCTGGCTCCACGACGGCGTGGAGATCCAGCGCGTCGAGCTGCCGGTGAGCGACCAGCACTGGCGCACCTGGTCCTACAAGACCCTCTACCCGGGCATGGGCGGCCAGTGGACGGTGGAAGTTCGCAGCGCCGGTGGTCGGGTTCTGGGCAGCTACGACTTCACGGCCACGGAGTAG